The proteins below come from a single Benincasa hispida cultivar B227 chromosome 4, ASM972705v1, whole genome shotgun sequence genomic window:
- the LOC120076444 gene encoding tyrosine-specific transport protein 1-like encodes MNLHSIIISSALLCPKIHKRCLQLLPQLPLPSPCSRTTLQNFRMSERSKRYKRRLLCYEQKEEGLQSREELQPVTSPEKKGTVAGAVAFIIGTSIGSGILAIPEKAAPAGFFPSSISIILCWGFLLVEALLLVEISVVLWRRKKKKKKKKNEEGETGMEVISVRTMAQETLGDFGGTLATVAYVFLGYTSMVAYISKSGEILLQSFNLPSPLSGFFFTLVFSLLISVGRTRAVDEVNQWLTACMIGLLLGIEVLAVQFGGWSAMEGGGDWRKVPTTIPVIIFALVYHDVIPVLCAYLEGDLPRLRASVLLGSFIPLLALLVWDAIAFGLLAQADQVIDPVELLLRVEWSGISYMVEWFSLLAVGTSMLGTLLSFSAFFKEQLSNIFFNLSTTEALEEPPKSCLMRNWWEMNKLGLTALAIAVGPSLLVSTTNPDSFSAATDIAGGYCMTMLYGVLPPAMAWAMNSRESEDTNSKALLRERPALLGLGLFACGIMVEQVIQDILKLQW; translated from the exons ATGAATTTACACTCCATCATCATCTCTTCCGCCTTATTATGCCCAAAAATCCACAAACGATGCCTGCAACTTCTCCCACAATTGCCATTGCCATCGCCATGTTCAAGGACCACTCTACAAAATTTCCGAATGAGCGAAAGATCAAAGAG ATACAAACGTCGGTTGCTCTGCTACGAGCAAAAAGAGGAAGGTTTACAATCTAGAGAAGAATTGCAGCCTGTAACGTCGCCTGAGAAGAAAGGAACTGTAGCTGGAGCCGTGGCTTTTATTATTGGTACCAGTATCGGATCGGGGATTCTTGCAATTCCAGAGAAAGCGGCTCCGGCT GGATTTTTCCCCAGTTCGATATCCATAATATTATGTTGGGGGTTTCTTTTAGTAGAAGCACTGCTGCTCGTTGAGATTAGTGTGGTTctgtggaggaggaagaagaagaagaagaagaagaaaaacgaagagggaGAGACGGGGATGGAGGTGATTTCAGTCAGAACTATGGCGCAGGAGACTCTGGGGGATTTTGGTGGAACCCTGGCCACTGTTGCCTATGTTTTCTTGGGCTACACTTCCATGGTTGCTTATATTTCCAAGTCTGGAGAGATCCTTCTCCAATCATTCAATCTTCCATCTCCACTTTCAGGCTTCTTTTTCACATTGGTTTTTTCTCTGCTTATCTCCGTTGGTAGGACAAGAGCCGTAGATGAAGTCAACCAATGGCTTACGGCTTGTATGATAG GTTTACTACTGGGAATTGAAGTGTTAGCAGTTCAGTTTGGAGGATGGTCTGCAATGGAAGGGGGAGGAGACTGGAGAAAGGTTCCAACTACAATACCTGTCATTATCTTTGCTTTGGTTTATCATGATGTAATACCAG TTCTGTGTGCTTATTTGGAAGGTGACCTTCCTCGCCTAAGAGCTTCAGTTTTGCTTGGTAGCTTTATTCCACTGCTAGCATTGCTCGTCTGGGATGCAATAGCCTTTGGCTTGTTAGCACAAGCGGATCAAGTAATTGACCCTGTTGAATTGCTCCTGAG AGTGGAATGGAGTGGAATTTCGTACATGGTAGAATGGTTCTCACTTCTTGCTGTTGGAACATCTATGCTGGGAACATTGCTAAGCTTCTCTGCATTTTTCAAGGAGCAACTCAGTAACATCTTCTTTAATTTGTCTACAACAGAGGCTTTGGAA GAACCACCGAAGTCCTGCTTAATGAGGAATTGGTGGGAAATGAATAAACTAGGCCTTACTGCCTTGGCAATTGCTGTTGGTCCCTCCCTTCTTGTGTCCACTACTAATCCTGATTCATTTTCTGCTGCCACAGATATTGCG GGAGGATACTGCATGACGATGTTGTATGGAGTTCTCCCCCCAGCAATGGCATGGGCAATGAACAGTAGGGAATCGGAGGACACCAACTCCAAGGCGTTATTGAGAGAAAGGCCTGCACTGCTTGGGCTAGGTTTATTTGCTTGTGGTATTATGGTGGAACAAGTTATTCAGGATATTCTAAAATTGCAATGGTAG